A genome region from Myroides fluvii includes the following:
- a CDS encoding tetratricopeptide repeat protein — protein MFNHHTIPYRIILVTFLINLVLFAQEKKQMQQIKIDSLTTILQKQTAPDTLTVNHMNELAILLLRVSQFDLAINYAQKSKKISEKLNFKSGEARAYNIIGIINTFKGNYTEAIESHHAGLEITEELGDKKGIANSYNYIGIIFLYQGNYPQALENHFKALKIFEEIEYKKGIVNSLNNIGIIYKNQKKYPEALKNYFKTLKIVKEIDDKQGIGMTYNNIGVVYHLQGKYPEALKSHFAALKIKEELENKHEISGSYNNIGVIYKEQGKYTEALENYFKFLELATEIGDKYGIAQAHNNIGLVEFELNRPNSAKTNYEKSLTLAREIGMNSLLRDLYYNFTLVDSTLGNYKDAYQNYKHYIVYRDSLINEEKEKKSLELSMGYEFDKKAAVIQAELKTKKLQRNVAFAGFGGMLILTTLIVYFFKLRNKKLKVEKQNLELQRREVEIIKENEQFKTRFLANISHEFRTPLTLINGHIEVLKENGRQEDFSRFNEIEQNGKRLLTLINQLLDLSKMESGQYKLEYKNANVLNEVNMLVQSFHSYAEQQGISLLLQQTENAKKLAASPFGYSSEALTIIIANLVSNAIKYTPSGGSITATIDYLEGKMTVTLADTGEGIAPEHLPKIFERFYQVDDPGQRTYAGSGIGLALVKELVTLHGGDIVLESPIEGGCIFTFWIMSAQIENIDRTDDVELNTDFPIRQEAEATNKEKELQNAELPLLLIIEDQSELRSFIVQNLGNEYRYEQASNGKDGIKLAKEILPDLIISDVMMPNIGGFELCETLKNNVATSHIPIVLLTAKAEQNDKLVGLGTGADDYLTKPFSLQELKLRVKNILAFKELLRKKFKGNTLPTAEETPELNSRDRKFVDDVTALVEKNISNLQFGVNILAEGVFLSVSQLTRKLKTITGKTPAEFIRNIRLEKAIELLKKGETVADVAWAVGFEDPVYFSKVFKKHFGFSPSSIKR, from the coding sequence ATGTTTAATCACCACACGATCCCCTATCGAATTATCCTTGTTACTTTTTTAATTAATCTGGTGCTTTTTGCACAAGAAAAAAAGCAGATGCAGCAAATAAAAATAGACTCGCTTACAACTATTCTGCAGAAACAAACCGCTCCTGATACCTTAACGGTAAACCATATGAATGAGTTAGCTATTCTTTTGTTAAGAGTATCTCAATTTGATCTAGCGATTAACTATGCTCAAAAATCAAAAAAAATATCGGAAAAGCTAAATTTTAAAAGCGGTGAAGCAAGAGCTTACAACATTATCGGAATCATCAATACATTTAAAGGCAATTATACAGAAGCAATAGAAAGTCACCACGCTGGTTTGGAGATAACTGAAGAGCTCGGAGACAAAAAAGGAATTGCAAATTCATACAATTATATAGGCATTATTTTTTTATATCAAGGAAACTATCCCCAAGCGCTGGAAAATCATTTCAAAGCTTTAAAAATATTTGAAGAAATCGAGTATAAAAAGGGAATTGTAAATTCGCTTAACAATATCGGTATTATTTATAAAAATCAAAAAAAATATCCCGAAGCATTGAAAAACTACTTCAAAACCTTGAAAATAGTTAAAGAAATTGATGATAAACAAGGGATTGGAATGACTTACAATAACATTGGGGTTGTTTATCACCTTCAAGGTAAATACCCCGAAGCATTAAAAAGTCACTTCGCAGCCTTGAAAATAAAAGAAGAACTAGAAAATAAACATGAAATTTCGGGTTCTTATAACAACATAGGTGTTATCTATAAAGAGCAAGGTAAGTACACTGAAGCACTGGAAAATTATTTTAAATTTTTAGAATTAGCAACAGAAATTGGTGATAAATATGGCATCGCACAAGCTCATAACAATATTGGGCTTGTTGAATTTGAATTAAATCGACCGAATTCTGCTAAAACTAACTACGAAAAATCCTTGACCCTTGCCAGAGAAATAGGAATGAATAGCCTACTTAGAGACCTGTATTACAATTTTACACTAGTAGACAGCACGCTGGGAAATTACAAAGATGCTTACCAAAACTACAAACACTATATCGTTTATCGCGACAGCCTGATCAACGAAGAAAAAGAAAAGAAAAGCCTAGAATTATCCATGGGCTATGAATTCGATAAAAAAGCAGCCGTTATCCAAGCCGAACTTAAAACAAAAAAATTACAGCGCAATGTAGCTTTTGCTGGATTTGGAGGGATGCTGATATTAACCACTTTAATTGTTTATTTTTTTAAGTTGAGAAATAAAAAATTGAAAGTTGAAAAGCAAAACCTAGAGTTGCAACGCAGAGAGGTAGAAATTATAAAGGAAAATGAACAGTTTAAAACTCGATTTTTGGCTAATATTTCACATGAATTCAGAACTCCACTCACTTTAATCAACGGGCATATCGAAGTATTGAAAGAGAACGGACGTCAGGAAGATTTTTCTCGTTTTAATGAAATTGAACAAAATGGAAAAAGACTTCTTACTTTAATCAATCAGTTGCTTGATCTCTCAAAAATGGAAAGTGGCCAATACAAGTTGGAATACAAAAATGCAAATGTGCTAAACGAAGTCAATATGTTGGTACAATCTTTTCATTCTTATGCTGAACAGCAAGGTATTTCACTCCTACTTCAGCAAACCGAAAATGCAAAAAAATTAGCAGCGTCTCCATTTGGCTATTCTTCGGAAGCTTTGACTATTATTATTGCCAATTTAGTATCCAATGCAATCAAATATACACCTTCGGGAGGAAGTATAACGGCTACTATAGATTATCTAGAAGGCAAAATGACTGTTACCCTTGCAGATACGGGAGAAGGTATTGCCCCGGAGCATTTGCCTAAAATTTTTGAACGCTTTTATCAAGTGGACGACCCCGGACAACGTACTTATGCTGGCTCGGGCATTGGATTGGCATTGGTCAAAGAATTAGTCACACTACACGGAGGTGATATTGTTCTAGAATCTCCCATCGAGGGCGGTTGTATTTTTACCTTTTGGATCATGAGCGCGCAAATAGAAAATATCGATCGCACAGACGATGTCGAATTAAATACGGACTTCCCGATTAGGCAAGAAGCAGAAGCTACAAACAAGGAAAAGGAACTGCAAAATGCAGAGCTTCCTTTACTTCTTATTATAGAAGACCAATCGGAATTGCGTTCTTTTATCGTGCAGAATCTAGGAAACGAATATCGTTATGAACAAGCCTCAAATGGTAAGGATGGTATAAAACTAGCAAAAGAAATACTACCTGATTTGATTATTAGCGATGTTATGATGCCCAATATAGGCGGATTTGAATTGTGTGAAACACTCAAAAACAATGTCGCTACTTCCCATATCCCGATTGTATTACTTACGGCAAAAGCCGAACAAAATGATAAACTGGTTGGTTTGGGAACTGGAGCTGACGATTATCTGACCAAACCCTTTTCCCTTCAAGAGCTCAAGCTCCGCGTGAAAAATATTTTGGCCTTTAAAGAATTGCTCCGCAAAAAGTTTAAAGGCAACACCCTCCCAACGGCCGAAGAAACGCCAGAATTAAACAGTCGAGATAGAAAATTTGTAGATGATGTGACAGCATTAGTAGAGAAAAACATTTCCAATTTACAGTTTGGAGTAAATATTCTCGCTGAGGGGGTATTCCTATCGGTCAGTCAGCTTACTCGAAAGCTTAAAACCATCACCGGAAAAACACCTGCAGAGTTTATCCGAAATATTCGACTGGAGAAGGCAATTGAACTATTGAAAAAAGGGGAAACTGTTGCTGATGTTGCTTGGGCCGTTGGTTTCGAAGATCCCGTTTACTTTAGTAAAGTATTCAAAAAACATTTCGGTTTTTCTCCTTCTTCAATCAAAAGATAA
- a CDS encoding HPP family protein: MSIKKNKVYRRTRYLLYKETLVDFKEHFWAFIGSFVGLGMICYLHFEAFSQYDLTLLIGSFGASCVLIYGAIGSPLAQPKNLFFGHLISAVIGVTIFKLLGSYIWIAAPLAVSLSIIGMQMAKSLHPPGGATALIAVTGGSSITNLGYTYVFSPVLTGVIILFIAALIFNNIPHKRQYPVKSFILFHRIKRRK, from the coding sequence ATGTCAATTAAAAAAAATAAAGTATACCGCAGAACGCGTTATTTGTTGTATAAAGAAACACTCGTTGATTTTAAAGAGCATTTTTGGGCTTTTATCGGCTCATTTGTTGGGTTAGGAATGATTTGTTATCTTCATTTCGAGGCATTTTCTCAATACGACCTAACCTTGCTCATTGGTTCTTTTGGAGCAAGTTGTGTTTTGATTTATGGCGCCATTGGCAGTCCGTTGGCACAACCTAAAAATTTATTCTTTGGTCACCTTATTTCAGCTGTGATTGGAGTTACCATTTTTAAACTACTAGGCAGCTACATTTGGATTGCAGCTCCCTTAGCAGTATCCTTATCTATTATTGGGATGCAAATGGCTAAATCCCTACATCCACCAGGTGGTGCAACTGCGCTGATTGCTGTAACAGGGGGTAGTAGTATAACCAACTTGGGCTATACCTATGTATTTTCACCTGTATTAACTGGGGTTATCATTTTGTTTATTGCGGCTCTTATTTTTAATAATATTCCACACAAACGACAATATCCTGTAAAATCGTTTATTTTATTCCACCGAATAAAAAGACGAAAATAG